A window of Malania oleifera isolate guangnan ecotype guangnan chromosome 2, ASM2987363v1, whole genome shotgun sequence genomic DNA:
ctatggagccaaacaccctaagatgactcacactgggcttgtgagtactccaggcttcatatggtgtctttgtatcaagactcttcgtcggacacctatttagcagatagactgcacataacactgcttctgcccaaaaactcttgggcacatttttatcctttaacatgcttctagccatgttaaggattgtgcgattcttcctttcggctacaccattcaactggggagtgtatgatggtgtgaactgtttctgaattccttgttgtctaaggaattccaggaaagcttcgtctttgtactctcctccttggtctgaccggagtgacttgatgcggaagccactctgtttctccacaagagttttgaactctttgaacttatcgaatacctctgacttccttttcaagaagtagacccaggtcttcctgctgtagtcgtcaataaaggtgaggaagtatcgattctgtccattcgaaaatggtcttaatggaccacacacatctgtgtgtattagctggagcggcatggttgatctccagtcggcttgctttccaaagctgtttctatgttgcttgctcaaaatacagctttcacatatcacatttggatgatggatattgggtaagcccttcaccatcttcttgcttcccaattgtttcaaactttcaaagtttagatgcccataccttagatgccatagccagtctttgtctttgatgatagcactcaaacaccttggcgtatcatgttggatggcgagcggaaacattcgattctttgccatttgaactcgagtaacaagctttcctcgagcatctattatcaccatctgcttatcactgaggctaattcgatagcctctctccacgagctgtccaagactaagtatattagtcttcatggctggcacatagtagacgttggagatgtaagcatgatctccggacttttgtttgatcaaaacatctcctctcccttggactgaGATTTTTGAATCATCTCCGAAAGAGATCTCCccttgaactttctcatcaagttcaaaaaataggttctttctgccagtcatatgattgctggctccagaatcaaggtaccaaacactctggtcctgaggagttgcattgtgtgccatcagcatcaatgactctccatTTGCATGATCTgtttcggcaaggttggcctcctcgctaaccttttcttgttgtcgtccCCAACACTCATTACTATAGTGCCCATACTTATGACAATtatagcattgaatgtttcttttatcttcaTTCAAAACGATTTTTGTATCCTCcccttcttccttgtcctctgccttgtgggacatagctctgttgatttcgtcctcctctagtgggacctcttctgcctctgccaccttctctggagttaaaatttccagaatttcttccacgagatcctcggtctcgtcctcttccttgttgtgacgtcccccctttgtcgtatctatctgtagtgagggacaacttcgtttggagagcttgctccagtgctttatcatcacttcttctattgactttttgctcatgggcttggagtgagcccacaagttcttctacagacattgtttccaagtcttttgtctcctctagggtcacagctatataatcatattttggatctaaagatcgcaaaattttttcacaaattctctcgtcattgagaatttctccatttcttcttaattgatttgatactaccattactcgtgtatagtagtctgaaatggattcagtagacttcattttaagagattcgaactcacctcgcaatgtctgaagacgaatcttttttactttatctgcacctttgtgtgttcgatggagagagtcccagacttctttagatgtcttcgcggaggcaatgatttcgaacgtggcctcatcaaggccttggtagattatggattttgccttgcaatctttctttcgatcggctcgcaaggtcgttctttgagcttcgggcatagctgcttcgacttcttttgatgggctttctctgtacccatcttcaacgatatccatgacatcctgagaacctaaaagggctctcatttgaatcgaccagttgtcataattctctcgggtcaattttggaatgaccgattgaatagtaccgttagccatcgaattcaatatataaaaaacagagaaatgggggctgattttggtaaatctaatgaaaccaataaattcagaagattgaaaaaccttaggaaccggttttggtttgcaaagaaccggtctaaaaatcaccgaaccggctataggaaaattctggtgaatttttgaactaaccggtttaacttaacggcctTTAAACGGCGTTAACCCCTCCGTTAGGCCACGTGGCGCTTTCTGGGCGCGCCGCGTGTCGGCGCTTAGGAGCGGGTCGGAGGCGGGTCGGACCTCGTTCACGGATCCGGGTTGCGGGTTTGGCACGCGGGTCGCTGACCGGGTCGCGGGTCGTAGATCCGGGTCGCGGGTCGCTTTGCGGGTAggatctcgccaatcgggcgaggaagacgcgtgcaggCGCGTGTCGCGGTCGCCGGAGTCTTGCCGGCGCGTGGGAAGAACGGTGCTTACGTGGGAGGCGCGTGGGGGCGCGTGGGAGATCTCCCTGTGTCCGTTTGAGACGTGAttttcaccgttggaatcgtctcgagcTGAATTGTacaatggtaggctcaatttgatatttggagcaacttcaaaactgagaAGAAACTTGAATTTCTTCTGTGTTCACCTCTGTTTGGTGAATTCCGACGTACctggatgctctgataccactgatgggtggagaggagcactcagCCACTGGTTGtggctgaaactcagtgaggataaattgcCAAATCAgtaatttcaatctgaaaataaattacagaggaataaaatctctctcacggctcactggctaatctctctcacacaccacattgctcacatttactcacacacaactcagctatttatagtaattatagaaatcaaataatcaacaatggtgggtgcaaatcttcaatagaggtgggctggtaggtggagtaggttgcctgcaaatctccaatgtccacaacggtgggctgccggtcttcaatggaggtgggctgccggtcttcaagtttaatcttcaacaatgACAAGGTCCCCAACAACTCTAGAGGCTGCTACAGTTTATTACTTGTGGCATTTTTGAAATAAGAAGAAGTTTGAAGGTAAGATTACTATAAAAACACTCAAAGCTAATTACTATTTAATATTTAAACTTAATGGTCTTATTAGCAGAAGAAAGTGAAGTGTACTtataaatatgaattttttttttttaaaaaaaattgaacttaaatTTGTGTGAATTCAAATGAAACTCAATTcaattatatataatttaaaatttaaattaatttcaaGCTCTCAAATGTGGTGTAAATATCATATTACATAGAAATTATAAAGCTACCCCCTTACTATTTACCAAAATGAAGAACAATGAAAAGTTATTATTTCTCAcctaataattttaatttagcATACAAGTTGTCTTCTTTAATTTAGTCTACAATCAATTGCTAATTTTGGCATTAAAATTTACTTGCTATATAATCTTATAACAAATTTATTACGTAtttcaaatattaatataattacaTGTTGTTTTtagattatatatttttttaaccaCATGCATGGAATGCGCACACACCATTTCAAAATGTTGACGCAccaaataagaatttttttttttttccccagttCATTGGAGGCCGATCAGCCTAACCTGTAAAATAAGCAAGCTCATCTCCCTTTTGATACCCTTCTTATTCTCTTTAAAGATCTAAGTTTGAAACGtacaatataaaaattttaaactcttatgCTAAGATGCTCCTTAGAGCAAAATGCAAATCAAGAATATATCACACGCAAACACTTTGAAAATACTTTTGCGTGATTTGGAAGTTAACTATACGGAGTCTTCATTTCAAGAAAGAAGGCACCATGTTAAAAAGCCAGCATTCATTATTAtgtgcaaaatgaaataaaaatgaacaaGTCAAGTCATTTTCAAAAGCAATGCACCATTATTGTTCTGCTAAATAAATTGAACACGTCAAGTAATTTCAACCACACAaatgaacccaaaaaaaaaaggctaaTAATGAAAAATGATGTAAGTTAAGAAAGAAGAAAATATCTGGGATGAATAGTCACTTTCAAAAGTAATTTCTATGAGAAATGAATTGCAATTTTCATTACAGTTCATGATTGCAACAGGGGTTGCGAGTCATCAAACGAGAGCCATGCTTGAGCATCATCACCGATTGCCCATGTTCTCCATCTTCCCATGGATCTTATTCTCTTGCCTTATCCCTCCTTCCCTGAGCTATGCTTGCAACCAACATGATCGGAACTCTCTCTTGTCCATCTCTCCCAGCTTCTCTCCTCCTCTGAATTGGCCATCCAATGCCAATTGCTGTCTCTGGGAAGGGATTGCATGCGATCATAATGGTTGGGTCACCCATATTTGGCTACCCTCTAGAAGCCTCAGCGGTGGCATCCCTCCGTCTTTAAgaaacctcacacaactctctcacCTCAATCTTTCCCACAATTCCTTTGCTGGACCACTTCCAGATGATTtcttttcatctttaaatcaccTCAAGATCCTTGATCTCAGCTTCAACAGACTGCATGGAGAATTACCGTCACTTGTTACATCAAATGGTTCACCCATCTCCCTCCAAATATGGGATTTGTCCAACAATTACTTTCAAGGGTCATTATTCCAATCTCCATTTCTTCAGGCAGCATGGAATTTGTCAAGTCTTAATATTAGCAAAAATGACTTCGTTGGCCTTATCCCTTCCTCCATTTGTAGCAATTCCAGCCTTGTTAGACTCTTGGatttctctttcaatgatttcAGTGGCCAAATCCCTCGTGAACTAGGGAAATGCTCCAAGCTCGAGGTTTTTCGTGCAGGTTTCAACTCGTTATTTGGATCGCTTCCAGCTGACATTTATCGCATGTCAGAATTGCGAGAAATTAGTTTACCTTCCAATCATCTCTCGGGACCGATTGGCAGCGATATCGTTCGGCTCATCAACCTCACCATCATTGAGCTCAACAACAATGAATTGAATGGCATGCTCCCTCAAAATATCGGGAAGCTTTCTAACTTGGAACACCTGCTCCTCAAAATGAACAATTTAAGTGGTACAATACCACCTTCCTTGTTGACTTGCACCAACTTGAAAACATTGAGTTTGTTGCACAACAAATTAGGAGGTGATATCTCCACTTTTAATTTCTCTAAGCTTCCCAAACTTGTCATTGTTGACCTTGGCGCTAATTTCTTCACAGGTCAATTGCCAGTAAGCCTTTACACATGCAAGTCCCTGAAAGCAATTAGACTTGCCTTTAACATGATAGAAGGACAGATCACACCTGACATTCTTGCTTTGCAATCTCTTTCATTCCTTTCACTTCGTGCAATTAAGTTAACCAACATCTCAGAGGCAATCAAAATTCTAATGGGTCTACACAACCTTAGGGTCCTTTCGCTTGCAGAATGCTTTGTAAATGAGATAATGCCAGATGATAACAGCTTGGTTGATTCAGTTGGATTTCAAAATCTTCGATATTTGAGTATAGGCTTCTGCCAACTCGTTGGACTAGTGCCGACATGGTTGTTAAAGCTTAGAAAGCTAGAGATTCTCATACTAAAAGGGAACCAAATTAGAGGTCCAATTCCTAGTTTCTTAGGTACTTTGCCACGACTCTTCTACATTGACTTGTCAAATAATTTCATTTCTGGAGAATTTCCACCGGAACTTACTAGACTGCCTACATTAACAATTAAGCAGGCTTCTGAACAAGTTGATCAAATGCTTGTGCCTTTATTTTTTGTCAATAACTCACCTTTAAAAAGTGGTATTAGACAATACAATACACTCTCGAACATGGGAAAAGTAATTGATGTGAGTAACAACAGCTTGAGTGGCAATATCCCCATTGAGATTGGTCAATTGAAGTTTCTTCGGTACTTGATTCTCTCTCAAAACAACTTCTCTGGCAACATTCCACATCAAGTGTCCAACCTTTCTAACTTAGAAAAGTTGGACCTCTCCAAAAACAATTTTTCTGGTGAGATCCCACAGTCATTAGAAGCTCTCACTTTTTTATCAACGTTTAATGTTTCATACAACAATCTTCAAGGAGCAATACCATTGGGCACTCAACTTCAAAGCTTTAATGTTTCTGCATACGAGGGGAATCCTAAACTTTGTGGCCTCCCACTTCCATACCAATGCCAAGCTATCAGCGTCGATGAAGATGGGAGCATTCAAGATGAGGAAGACGAATATGAAACTCCATGGTTCTATGTGAGTATGGCGCTTGGATTCATCACAGGGTTTTGGGCAATTTGCGGCAGTTTATTGCTCAAACCTACTTGGAGGTATGCCTACTTCCAATTTTTGATAGATACAAAAGACCGATTTTGTGTGACACTAGCCGTTTGCAAGTCTAGAGTTTGGAGCAGGATTCCAACTTAAGTGGTAATAGTCTTTTCTTTTTACCTCCCTCTcttcctattttttattttcgatCTTAAGATTCTATAAATGCTTAatacacacacagacacacgTGC
This region includes:
- the LOC131148414 gene encoding receptor-like protein 3; the protein is MARRMQMMEMENAQLRDTVSNFQAQMQAIMDMQTQFEEMMHQSGRNDFMIATGVASHQTRAMLEHHHRLPMFSIFPWILFSCLIPPSLSYACNQHDRNSLLSISPSFSPPLNWPSNANCCLWEGIACDHNGWVTHIWLPSRSLSGGIPPSLRNLTQLSHLNLSHNSFAGPLPDDFFSSLNHLKILDLSFNRLHGELPSLVTSNGSPISLQIWDLSNNYFQGSLFQSPFLQAAWNLSSLNISKNDFVGLIPSSICSNSSLVRLLDFSFNDFSGQIPRELGKCSKLEVFRAGFNSLFGSLPADIYRMSELREISLPSNHLSGPIGSDIVRLINLTIIELNNNELNGMLPQNIGKLSNLEHLLLKMNNLSGTIPPSLLTCTNLKTLSLLHNKLGGDISTFNFSKLPKLVIVDLGANFFTGQLPVSLYTCKSLKAIRLAFNMIEGQITPDILALQSLSFLSLRAIKLTNISEAIKILMGLHNLRVLSLAECFVNEIMPDDNSLVDSVGFQNLRYLSIGFCQLVGLVPTWLLKLRKLEILILKGNQIRGPIPSFLGTLPRLFYIDLSNNFISGEFPPELTRLPTLTIKQASEQVDQMLVPLFFVNNSPLKSGIRQYNTLSNMGKVIDVSNNSLSGNIPIEIGQLKFLRYLILSQNNFSGNIPHQVSNLSNLEKLDLSKNNFSGEIPQSLEALTFLSTFNVSYNNLQGAIPLGTQLQSFNVSAYEGNPKLCGLPLPYQCQAISVDEDGSIQDEEDEYETPWFYVSMALGFITGFWAICGSLLLKPTWSSTPASDDGHDEEDSKNGDDADMDDTEEEHGSKEEEGNAAEEEHYSNDEN